The genomic window TGATGTTGTCGAGGCGGCGGAAAAAATCTCCCATATCTTCTGCACCCACCAGGACACCCAGAAAATTGCCCATCCCCCCCTTAAAGCTAAAAACTATCCACCGGGAGAGCCTTTTTTGCCGGTCCCTGACATCCCGGTCCAGCCTGGATAATTCCTTGCGCTTTTGGGAAAGGCTTTTTTTAAGTTCATTGTTCTGGGCTGAAAGCTCATTCACCCGGTTTTGAAGGGCCAGCACCCGGGAGTCCAGCGCCAGGATTTCTTCTATTAGTTTTTGCTCGGTGCTTTTTACCTGAGTTGTTGAATTGCCTGGAGGATTGGCGGTATTTATAAAGGTATTTGGTATACCTGACACGCTGTTTAAAACAAGGGGATTTGATAGTGTTAACATGAAAACCAATACGGGCATTATTTTTCTCAATATCTTGCGGAAAATCGTCATGATGTTCGTCGTTTCAGCATATTTATTTATAATTTATATTGATTTCTATGTCAGAATCATTATTATGGTGTAGAAACGACTGTCTACACCTGAATCATTATGTAAAAATCGATGCTGAAACGGACAGCCTCCTTAAGTTAAAATATTCTACGGAAAACAAAAATATCCTTTAATACAGTTGTTAAAACATCTTGTTGAACATTACATTATGAAAGCTGTATAATGAAAAGGCGGAGGTGTTAATTTGAATCAGTCGGTAAAAACTTACCTTGGTCTGCTGGCAGTGGCTTTTTTCTGGGGAACATCTTTTTCCGTGTCGAAAATAGGCTTAAGGCAACTTCTACCCATGCATCTGGCGATTCTTCGTTTTTCACTGGCATCCATCATCTTTTATTCCCTGCTCATAATGTTTTACAGAAATAACTCCATAGAAAAAAAGGACCGGCCGCTTCTCTGGTTTCTTGGAGTTCTGGGGGTTTCATCCTACTTTTATATCCAGTATACGGGTCTTAAATTGACCACCACTGTAAATACGGCTATAATCATAGCCATAAGCCCCATCTTTACCATAATATTTTCATCTCTGGTATTTCATCAGGAAAGCCTCACTTTAAATAAAATTGTTGGAGCTATCCTGGCCTTTTCCGGCATTTTCCTGATATTTGCCGGTTCCACCGGTATGTCCCTGGGCAAAGACACGATGGCAGGCGATCTTTTGATCCTTTCCAATTCCGTGGCCTGGGCGCTTTTTACCGTGCTGGGGAAAAAACTGGTGGAAAAGTACGACCCCTTTATGGTCATGGCATATATCAATATCTACGGCACCATCACCATGCTCCCTCTGGCCTTCACTCCGACCTTTGTAAATTCCGTGAGAACAATAGGGCCCATTACATGGGGAGCGGCTCTTTACCTTGCAGTCACATGTTCCGTTTACGGATATTTCATGTGGTACCGGGGGGTAAAGGTCCTGGGCGCTTCCCGCACAGCCGTATTCAATTATATTAATCCACTCTTTGCGGTGGCCATAGGTATATTGTTCCTGAAAGAGCCGGGAAATATTTATACTCTTCTGGGTGGAGCGGCGGTCCTGGCGGGGGTGTATACGGCTTCCCGAAGCGGGGAGAAGTTCCGTCATAAAGGAGAGCTGGTATCTTCTGACCGGCTTAAATGATGTTTAAGGACTTTCCAAAGTTTATCCATATAGAAGGATTTTTATGGGTATTGTAGAAAGTAAATATTAAACTTGAGAAGCGGGAGATGATTTTTTTGAATATGCAAGAATTAAAGAAAAATGCCCGGGAAAAGATGAAAGGCTACTGCCGGGTATGTAGAGTATGTGATGGAGTGGTGTGCGCCGGGGAGGTTCCGGGCATGGGAGGTACGGGCACAGGAGCTTCTTTTAAGGCGAACGTTCAGGCTCTGGCCGATGTAAAACTAAATTTAAGGACTTTTCACGATGCCAAGAGTCCCGACATATCCTGCGAGATTTTTGGGAGAAAACTCTCCATGCCCATCCTGGCAGCGCCCATTACCGGCTCGGAATACAATATGGGCGGCGCCGTGCCCGAGGCGGAATTTATTCATATGGTAATTTCCGGTAGTAAGCAGGCAGGGACCATGGGTATGTGCGGGGATGGCGGAAACCCCGTGTTTTACAGCTCCGGCCTTTCTGCCATTGAAAAAGAGGGGGGTCATGGCATCGCCGTCATCAAGCCGAGGGAAAACCATAAGGTCATTGAAATGGTAAAGCGCGCCCAGGATATAGGGGCTGTAGCCGTGGGCATGGATGTGGATGGCGCTGGCCTTGTAACCATGGCGCTGATGGGCCAGCCGGTGGGGCCGAAAAACGTGAAAGAACTAAAAGACATAATATCACATACAAAACTTCCTTTTATACTCAAGGGTATCATGACCGTGGATGAGGCAAAACTGGCCGTAGAAGCCGGAGCCAGGGCCATAGTGGTTTCAAACCACGGCGGGCGCATACTGGACTATACCCCGGGTGTGGCCGAAGTATTGCCAGCCATTGCAAATACGGTTAAAGGCAAAATAACCATTTTTGCCGATGGTGGCGTCCGCTCCGGTGTGGATGTATTGAAGTACCTGGCTCTGGGGGCCGACGCGGTGCTGGTGGGAAGGCCTATCATCATCGGGGCCTTCGGCGGAGGTTCAGAAGGAGTCAGGCTGGTACTGGATACCATGGCCGGTGAACTGAAACAGGCCATGATACTTACGGGATGCAGTAATCTGGAAGAAATAACGGATCGGGTGATATACAGGAATTAGCTACTGAAAGGGGATAATATATGAAACTTGCCCTTTTTTCCGACATCCATTCCAATTTATACGCTCTGGAAGCGGTGTTATCCGACATTGAGAAATTTTCTGTGGATACTGCCATCTGCTGTGGTGACCTGGTGGGATACGGTGCCCACCCCAATGAAGTAGTAAAACTTATATTTGAAAAGGACATATCCACCGTAATGGGAAACTATGATGATGGTGTGGGGTTTGACCGGCTGCTCTGCGGTTGTGATTTTAAAAATGAAGAAGAGGCCCGGCGGGGTGAAAAATCTCTGCTCTGGACCAGGCAGAAAATAACTTCCGAAAACAAACAGATACTCAAACAGTTACCCCGCAAACTCGAATTTGAGATTGAAGGCAGAAAGGTGCTGGTAATACACGGCAGCCACCGGGCCCTCAACGAATATCTTCATGAGAAATTGCCACAGGCGGAAGTGGCTAGATTATTTGAAGAAACCGGGGCCGACATCATCTTCTGCGGCCATACCCACATCCCCTATGTGAGAAGATACAAAGACAAATTTCTCGTCAATGTCGGCACTGTTGGCAAACCCAAGCCCCATGCACGGGTTGTGAAGCGTTTCAGCAATGATGCCATGTGGATCTATGCGGACATCAACAAAGATGACATTTTGTTTAAGCTCATGCTGGTACCGTATAATTTTGAAAAGAGTGCTGAGGCCATAGAGGAAGCCGGCCTTCCCCACCACTTTGCCGATTATATCCGGGGAATAAACCCCGACTTTTGATTGACCGGTATATGCCGGTCCTTTCTATTTATAGTAATTTTACCATTTGATCGCAATATCTTACAAAAGGAATTGACCGCCATTTATAGAATTATTAATCTAAAACAAACATGTTTTGCGGTAGTTTCAACAAAAGCGGGGGAGGGATTTTATGCACAGACTGGAAAAAATGATTTCGGCTATTGAAATAATCTTGAGACATGTACATGAGGGTATAGTCATTGCCGACAGAGAAGGCCGAGTGGTCTATGTCAATGATGCCAATGAGAGGATCACTGGTCTTGATAATAAGAAGATTCTGGGCAGGTATGTCAAAGATGTGGTTCCCGAGTCTTCTCTTATAGAAGTCATTGAGACCGGCAGGGAAAAGCTGGGGACCAGGACCAGGGTAAGGGATAAATATGTCATTTCCAATATTGTACCTATATATGACGGGGCTGAAATCATAGGCAGCATATCGGTATTTCTGGATATTACCGAGGTGGAAAATCTAAACATAAAGTTGAAAAAGGCCCAGGAGCAGATAGATAAACTTTCCAAACAGCTTTCCACCTTTTTGGGGGATGGGCAGTTTATAGTTGGTAAGAATCCCATGATGCAAAAAGTCATTTATATCGCCCAAAAAGCTGCCGGAGTAAATTCCAATGTGCTCATTACAGGAGAAAGTGGCACAGGAAAGGAAGTTATGGCACGATTTATTCATAATGCGGGCCCCCGCAAGGATAAACCCTTTGTGGCCGTAAACTGCGGTGCCATCCCTGAAACTCTTCTGGAAAGCGAGCTCTTCGGATACGAGCCCGGGGCTTTCACGGGGGCAGGAAACAGGGGTAAAGCAGGAATTTTCGAACTGGCCAATGGCGGTACTATTTTTTTGGATGAGATAGGAGACATGTCCCTTTCCCTGCAGGTGAAACTTCTAAGGGTTTTACAGGATAAGGAAATTCGGCGGTTGGGCGGCATCGACAAGATAAAACTTGATGTCAGGGTAATGGCAGCCACCAACAAACCTCTGGAGAAAATGGTGGCGGAAAAGACCTTCAGGGAAGACCTTTATTACCGTTTAAATGTTATTCAGATAAGCCTTCCTCCACTTCGGGAAAGGAAAGAGGATATCCCGCTATATGTTAGATTCCTGCTGGATAAGCTGTCGGGACAATTAAAGGCTGCATGTCCCAAGATTTCGCCGGGGGCTATGAAAGCCCTGATGAATTATGATTTCCCGGGCAATATCAGAGAACTGGAAAATATCCTGGAAAAAAGCATGGTTATGGATGAGGATGGAAATATTGACACTGATGACCTGCCGGATATTTTAAGCGCCCATACCGGTGCCCGGGGTTTTTATGTTGAGACCGAGGGAAGATGGCCCACTTTGAAGGAAGTAGAAAAAACATTGCTTGAAAAAACTCTTGCGGTTTTTAGCAATAAGACCAGGGCCGCCGAAGTCCTTGGTATTTCCAGGGCAACCCTTTACAGGATGCTGGATGAGTCGACCGGAAAAGGTGTCTCAAGATGAAACAAAACTCCGGGAAATATTATGGTTATAGATTTTTTTGATTTTCAATAATTTAGTCGGGATGGTCAATGAATAAACGTCTATAAATGACACATATTGATAATAAAGTGTATAAAAAAGATACAGTTTTAAACATGCAAAGATTTCGCCGCCATTTATCAAAAGGTTAAAAACCGGAATGGCAGCGGTCTTGCGGTAATTAAAATTTTCGACATAATACTGGCATGTCAATTGCATGATATTTTAAACAGATAATATTATTTGGCCCTATTGAAATTTCATCATAGTTGCCAATTAAAAAAAGGGTCAGGAAAACAGGAGGTAATTGACATGCTGGATGATTTAACCAAAATGGCAGAACCATATAAAATCAAGATGGTGGAGCCGCTGAAAATCAGGACGAAGGAGGAGAGGATAAGGCTCATAAAGGAGGCCGGATATAATCCTTTTTTACTAAATGCGGAAGATGTATATATTGATTTACTGACCGACAGCGGTACTTCGGCCATGAGCGACAATCAGTGGGCCGGCATGATGCTGGGAGACGAATCCTATGCGGGCAGCAAGAATTACATCCACCTGGTAGAAGTGGTAAAAGACATCTTTGGTTACAACTATGTGGTACCGACCCATCAGGGGCGCGGTGCGGAAAAGGTGCTGTTCCCCGTTCTGGTGAAAAAAGGCCAATATGTGGTGGGAAACATGCATTTTGATACCACCAAAGCCCACATCGAGCTTTCGGAAGGCATTGCTGTGAACCTGGTCACCAGGGAAGCGGAGGATGTAGGAAACTACCATCCCTTCAAGGGTAATTTTGATATAGAAGCGTTAAAAAGTTTTATAGAAGAAAAAGGCCCCGAGAACATTGCCTTCATCCTGGCCACCGTCACCTGCAACAGCGCAGGAGGGCAGCCCGTATCCATGGAAAATATCAAAGAAGTGAGAAAAATGGCCGACAAATACGGCCTGTATCTCTTCTTTGACGCCGCCCGCTTTGCTGAAAACGCATATTTTGTGAAACAGCGGGAAAAGGGATATGAAAACAAAAGCATAAAGGAAATCGTAAGAGAGATGTTTTCCTACGGCGACGGTTTTACCATGTCGGCCAAGAAGGACGCCCTGGTAAATATCGGCGGCTTGATTGCAATAAAGGATGACGTGGAACTTTTTACAAAGGTTAAGACCATGCTCATACCCATGGAAGGCTTTGTGACTTACGGCGGTCTCGCAGGCCGCGACATGGAAGCCATGGCCCGGGGCCTTGAGGAAGTGCTGAGTGAAGATTATCTTTCCTGGCGCATAAATCAGGTAAAATACCTGGGAGACAAGCTCCGAGAAGCGGGAATTCCCATTCAATATCCCACTGGCGGCCACGCGGTGTTTATCGACGGTAAAAAGTTCCTTCCCCATGTGCCCCAGGAGCAGTTCCCATCCCATACCATATGCGTGGAACTGTATATTGAGGCTGGCATCCGGGCAGTGGAAGTCGGAACTCTTCTGGCGGGCAGGGACCCCGTCACAAAGAAAGAAATACTGCCTGCTCTGGACTTTGTGAGATTAACCATTCCGCGCCGGGTCTATACCAATAGCCACATGGATGTGGTGGCGGAAGCGGTGAAGAGGGTATATGCCAGGAGAGACAGCATTAAAGGATTGCGCTTTACCTATGAACCTCCCATCCTCCGTCACTTTACCGCACGGCTGGAACCGGTGGAATAACATTATCGAACTTCAAACATCAAACCTAATTTTAAGAAAGGTGGTGCATTTATGGAAAATTTAGAAAGGGACCAGTGGAAATCAAGAGCAGGATTTATCTTCTCCACCGTGGGTGCTGCCGTGGGTCTGGGAAATTTCTGGCGTTTCCCGTTTATGGCCTATAAAAACGGCGGCGGGGCATTTCTTATCCCGTACTTCTTTGCTCTTTTGACAGCCGGTGTTCCCCTGATGATCATGGAGTTTTCCTTCGGCCACAGGATGAAGGGAGGAGCTACCCTTTCCTTTGCGAAGCTTGGGAGAAAGTGGGAATTTATAGGTTGGTGGCAAACCATGGTACCACTTATTGTCATGTGCTATTATTCCACTATCATTGCATGGAGTTTGAACTACCTTATATTTTCCTTTACTCAAGCCTGGGGAGCCGACCCCAACGCTTTCTTCGGCGGCAAGTTCCTGGGCGTCTCCAGCGGCCCATGGGACCTGGGAGGATTCCGCTGGACTATTGCTCTGGGAGTAATAGTTGTATGGCTGCTCAATTATTTCATCACAAAAAACGGTATATCCGGCGGCATTGAAAAAGCCTGTAGAATCATGACCCCGCTTCTGGCGGTGCTCATGGTAATTATAACCATTAGAGGTCTTACCCTACCCGGAGCCACTTACGGCCTCAACTGGTTTTTAAAACCGGACTTTTCAAAAATCATGGATCCACAGGTCTGGATCGCCGCATACGGCCAGGTGTTTTTCTCCACAACCCTGGCGGTGGGCGTCATGATAGCCTACGCCAGTTACCTGCCTGAAAAATCCGATATAGTCAACAACTCCTTCATTACAGTGTTTTCCAACTCCAGCTTTGATTTCCTGGCGGGCCTGGCGGTTTTCAGCATCCTGGGATATGCGGCGGTGGCATCCAATGTCCTCTTTGACAAAGTAGCTGCCAATGGTGCCGGAGTCGCTTTTGTGGCTTTCCCCAAGGCCATCAGCATGCTGCCCATGCCAAAGATCTTACAGAATATATTTGGAATAATGTTCTTCTTCAGCCTGTTTATAGCGGGTATTTCGTCTAGTATTTCCATGCTGGAATCCTTTGCTACGGCAGCTCTTGACAAGTATGATATAAGCCGGGAAGAGATAATAAAGAGGATTTCCATCGGCGGATTCATCGGCAGCATGTTTATTGCTACCGGCGCAGGTGTACACATACTGGATATCGTTGACCATTTTGTATCGAGCTACGGTATAGCCCTTCTGGGCTTAATAGAAGCCATAGTTCTTGGATACGTGTACGGCACAGGAAAAATTAAAGAACATGCCAACCTGTATTCGGATTTCAAGATCGGCTGGTGGCTTGATTATTGCGTGAAATACCTCACTCCGCTGATGCTGGGTTACATGTTCATCCAGAATCTTATAAACGAGTTCAAGGCTCCCTATGCCGGTTACCCCATGAGCGCAATTATTGGCCTGGGATGGACGGTGGCGGTGGGCATGCTTCTTGTGGCCCTGTACCTATCCGGCAGGCCCTGGACCAATCCGCATATA from Biomaibacter acetigenes includes these protein-coding regions:
- a CDS encoding DMT family transporter, yielding MNQSVKTYLGLLAVAFFWGTSFSVSKIGLRQLLPMHLAILRFSLASIIFYSLLIMFYRNNSIEKKDRPLLWFLGVLGVSSYFYIQYTGLKLTTTVNTAIIIAISPIFTIIFSSLVFHQESLTLNKIVGAILAFSGIFLIFAGSTGMSLGKDTMAGDLLILSNSVAWALFTVLGKKLVEKYDPFMVMAYINIYGTITMLPLAFTPTFVNSVRTIGPITWGAALYLAVTCSVYGYFMWYRGVKVLGASRTAVFNYINPLFAVAIGILFLKEPGNIYTLLGGAAVLAGVYTASRSGEKFRHKGELVSSDRLK
- a CDS encoding alpha-hydroxy-acid oxidizing protein yields the protein MNMQELKKNAREKMKGYCRVCRVCDGVVCAGEVPGMGGTGTGASFKANVQALADVKLNLRTFHDAKSPDISCEIFGRKLSMPILAAPITGSEYNMGGAVPEAEFIHMVISGSKQAGTMGMCGDGGNPVFYSSGLSAIEKEGGHGIAVIKPRENHKVIEMVKRAQDIGAVAVGMDVDGAGLVTMALMGQPVGPKNVKELKDIISHTKLPFILKGIMTVDEAKLAVEAGARAIVVSNHGGRILDYTPGVAEVLPAIANTVKGKITIFADGGVRSGVDVLKYLALGADAVLVGRPIIIGAFGGGSEGVRLVLDTMAGELKQAMILTGCSNLEEITDRVIYRN
- a CDS encoding metallophosphoesterase family protein; the encoded protein is MKLALFSDIHSNLYALEAVLSDIEKFSVDTAICCGDLVGYGAHPNEVVKLIFEKDISTVMGNYDDGVGFDRLLCGCDFKNEEEARRGEKSLLWTRQKITSENKQILKQLPRKLEFEIEGRKVLVIHGSHRALNEYLHEKLPQAEVARLFEETGADIIFCGHTHIPYVRRYKDKFLVNVGTVGKPKPHARVVKRFSNDAMWIYADINKDDILFKLMLVPYNFEKSAEAIEEAGLPHHFADYIRGINPDF
- a CDS encoding sigma-54 interaction domain-containing protein, with translation MHRLEKMISAIEIILRHVHEGIVIADREGRVVYVNDANERITGLDNKKILGRYVKDVVPESSLIEVIETGREKLGTRTRVRDKYVISNIVPIYDGAEIIGSISVFLDITEVENLNIKLKKAQEQIDKLSKQLSTFLGDGQFIVGKNPMMQKVIYIAQKAAGVNSNVLITGESGTGKEVMARFIHNAGPRKDKPFVAVNCGAIPETLLESELFGYEPGAFTGAGNRGKAGIFELANGGTIFLDEIGDMSLSLQVKLLRVLQDKEIRRLGGIDKIKLDVRVMAATNKPLEKMVAEKTFREDLYYRLNVIQISLPPLRERKEDIPLYVRFLLDKLSGQLKAACPKISPGAMKALMNYDFPGNIRELENILEKSMVMDEDGNIDTDDLPDILSAHTGARGFYVETEGRWPTLKEVEKTLLEKTLAVFSNKTRAAEVLGISRATLYRMLDESTGKGVSR
- a CDS encoding tryptophanase, which translates into the protein MLDDLTKMAEPYKIKMVEPLKIRTKEERIRLIKEAGYNPFLLNAEDVYIDLLTDSGTSAMSDNQWAGMMLGDESYAGSKNYIHLVEVVKDIFGYNYVVPTHQGRGAEKVLFPVLVKKGQYVVGNMHFDTTKAHIELSEGIAVNLVTREAEDVGNYHPFKGNFDIEALKSFIEEKGPENIAFILATVTCNSAGGQPVSMENIKEVRKMADKYGLYLFFDAARFAENAYFVKQREKGYENKSIKEIVREMFSYGDGFTMSAKKDALVNIGGLIAIKDDVELFTKVKTMLIPMEGFVTYGGLAGRDMEAMARGLEEVLSEDYLSWRINQVKYLGDKLREAGIPIQYPTGGHAVFIDGKKFLPHVPQEQFPSHTICVELYIEAGIRAVEVGTLLAGRDPVTKKEILPALDFVRLTIPRRVYTNSHMDVVAEAVKRVYARRDSIKGLRFTYEPPILRHFTARLEPVE
- a CDS encoding sodium-dependent transporter, whose protein sequence is MENLERDQWKSRAGFIFSTVGAAVGLGNFWRFPFMAYKNGGGAFLIPYFFALLTAGVPLMIMEFSFGHRMKGGATLSFAKLGRKWEFIGWWQTMVPLIVMCYYSTIIAWSLNYLIFSFTQAWGADPNAFFGGKFLGVSSGPWDLGGFRWTIALGVIVVWLLNYFITKNGISGGIEKACRIMTPLLAVLMVIITIRGLTLPGATYGLNWFLKPDFSKIMDPQVWIAAYGQVFFSTTLAVGVMIAYASYLPEKSDIVNNSFITVFSNSSFDFLAGLAVFSILGYAAVASNVLFDKVAANGAGVAFVAFPKAISMLPMPKILQNIFGIMFFFSLFIAGISSSISMLESFATAALDKYDISREEIIKRISIGGFIGSMFIATGAGVHILDIVDHFVSSYGIALLGLIEAIVLGYVYGTGKIKEHANLYSDFKIGWWLDYCVKYLTPLMLGYMFIQNLINEFKAPYAGYPMSAIIGLGWTVAVGMLLVALYLSGRPWTNPHISLDRIEDRAVSK